CCTTGAGTTAATAGCAGGTCGTGCCAAAGTCGGAATCAAAATTCCATATAATTACGCACGCCGTCTGCTAACTGGCGATACTGCCCAGGTGTTAATTTTAGTCGATGGATCTGATTCTTCAGTGGCGGGGCAGGCCATCAATGTCGCGGGTCAAGTTGGATTGCGAGAATCACTAGCCCGTATTTTGTCAGAGACGCAACACTTACCGATTGAAATCCGACCAAAGGTAATGTTCAATCCTGACTCACGCTCGCCTAATTTCTTTTTGCCCGGATTAATGGCGGTATTATTATTATTTGTTACCACGATGTTGACGGCTTTTTCGGTGGTACGCGAAAAAGAACGCGGTACTTTGGAGCAATTATTAGTAACTCCGGTACGGCCATTGGCGTTGATGCTGGGAAAAATAGCACCTTACTTTATTTTAGGTGTTACTGAAATGTGCGCAATTTTATTTTTTATGCGCTATGTATTCCAAGTACCCATCCATGGCGACGCTATATTGTTGGTTACCCTCTCAACCTGTTATCTTTTCGTCAATCTGACTATTGGCGTCATGATCTCAACTAAGGCCAATTCTCAGGCGGAGGCCATGCAGTTAGCAATGATGACTGTGTTACCCAGCATTTTTCTTTCTGGTTATATTTTTCCCCGTGACAATATGCCATTAATATTTCAGGCTATTAGCTATCTAATCCCGGCCAGTTATATGATAAATATTACTCGTGGGGTGATTCTGCGCGGCGCTGGTTTTCCAGAATTGTGGCCTGACGCGTTGATGTTATTTTCCATGGGGGTGTGCATCCTGCTACTCGCCGCCCGTCGTTTTACGCGCATGATTGTCTGAATTATTCGTCTTAGGAGTTACGCAGTTGAAAAATAGGAAATCATTCTGCGCGCAGCGAAGCGGAGTCGCAGAATCCATTTACATAGATTCTGCGACTCCGGTCGCTAATGTGATCTCCGCGCAGAATGACAGAAAAAACTCAATCTTGTATAGAGTTATAAATTCAACTGCGTAACTCCTCCGTCTATTAAATTAACCCAAGTTGCCATCTATCTGTAGTTACGATGTTTCGACAACAATCCCAATAATTTATTCGTGGGAGTGTCAATGCTAAAACCGTTGTGGATCTTTCACGGGCATCTAGTGATTACAACGGCGCATCATGTCAAGAAATCATCGCCTTTTCTGGATAAAAGGGTTTCCACGCCACAAGATCTATGAAAATTGATAACATGGACCTACATCGTTTCCGGCATTTGCTGGAAATTCAACGTCGCTTGAGCGGTGAGCGTGACATTAATCAA
The Gammaproteobacteria bacterium DNA segment above includes these coding regions:
- a CDS encoding ABC-2 type transport system permease protein; amino-acid sequence: MNPLQGLTAIIYKEFIHARRDSTAIMFSLLMPLLQMTILGGAIDTNVRQIPTVVYDQSGNGIGHGSTDSRLLLDRLRNTDTFRIVKFVDSDRELNLELIAGRAKVGIKIPYNYARRLLTGDTAQVLILVDGSDSSVAGQAINVAGQVGLRESLARILSETQHLPIEIRPKVMFNPDSRSPNFFLPGLMAVLLLFVTTMLTAFSVVREKERGTLEQLLVTPVRPLALMLGKIAPYFILGVTEMCAILFFMRYVFQVPIHGDAILLVTLSTCYLFVNLTIGVMISTKANSQAEAMQLAMMTVLPSIFLSGYIFPRDNMPLIFQAISYLIPASYMINITRGVILRGAGFPELWPDALMLFSMGVCILLLAARRFTRMIV